TGAGTTATGGCGAGTTCAACAAGTTAGTGCAACTAACTCTTCTCCCCCTCAATAAACTTCTTCAATTCCTTAACGCTGGACATTAGCTGGGCAGGGAAGATTATGGTTGAATTCTTTTCTATTGAGATTTCGGCCATAGTCTGCAAATTCCTTAACTGCAATGCAATCGGATGGGCGGCAATAATATCAGCGGCTTGGCCTAGTTTTTCCGAGGCGAGAAGTTCGCCTTCGGCCGCGATAATCTTCGAGCGTTTTTCCCGTTCGGCTTCGGCTTGCTTAGCCATAGCCCTCTGCATATTTTCCGGAAGTTCTATGTCTTTTATTTCCACAAGCGAAACGACGACGCCCCAGGGCTCGGTATGGTTATCCAAAACCGTCCTGATCTCTTTATTAATCGCGTCGCGTTCGGACAATACTTCGTCTAATTGGAATCGGCCGACGATATTCCGCACGGTTGTTTGAGAAATCTGATTTATGGCTGACATAACATTTTCAATCGCTACTATGCTTTTTATCGCGTCAGCCACCTGGTAATAAGCTACGGCCGAAATATCCACCGAAACGTTGTCTTTGGTAATAATTTTTTGCGGCGGAATGGGCATGGTTATTGTCCGGAAATCCACCTTCCGCATCCATTCAATATAAGGAATAATCCAGGTTAGCCCAGGCTCTTTAATCCCGGTGATCTTTCCCAGCCGGAATACCACGCCTTTTTCATACTGCTGAACGACGCGCAGGCCGGGGATAATGATAAAGACGACGATAGCGGCGGCTATTGAGATGGCGATTGTTAACCACATATAGTTATTTTAATAATAAACAAGAGCCAATTTATGTCTAAAGCATAGCATACATTAGATATTAAGCAAGCAGTAAATTATCACTAATATTATAATTTAAACGCCGTAAAAAACTCAACTATAATTGACTGAAATTAAAATTAGTGCTAAAAATGAGTCATGTTTTCGGCTCTTTATATAATGAAATACGGATAAAACCGCTAACACAAAAGAAGTCCGGCTTAATATTTCGGAATTACTTGCTTTTAACGTTTTTTTAGCTTTGGATAGACTAAAAGGAGGATGTGAAAAAAAACTAAAAGCGGCTTATGATAAGTGTTATCTATCTGCTAACCCTGTTGAACGGAAGGAAAAAAAATGATCTTCATGCGGTGGGAATTTACCGAAACTGAATGGGACGAGCAAGTAACGCTTGCCCTCCGGAAAGCCAAACCCATATCGCTGCGTATCGCGGCAGTTGTTTGGGCGAGTTTTCTCTCGGCGATGGTGGTCCTTTGGCTTTTCATGCCATCAGACCTTTCAGTGGACATCTCCCGGTTTAAGGGGCAGATAGTCCCGATGGAAAAGGTCAATCTGGGCGAAAAAAACATGACTATCGCCGCGCCTTTTGATGCCGCACTCGAATGGGGGTCTGACGCGTTTATGGTTTATGGGAGAAATGGCGTCGTCATCCTCCGCCCCGAAGGCACACCTGACATTTACCTCCGCGCCGAAAAGATGCAAAAAAGCCAATTCTACTCCTACAAAGGGCAGGTTGGCGAGAATCTCAAGTTGAAGGCGGTCATAAACGAAAACTTTATCGTCTCCTTGTTCGTTTTCTCCTTGTTCGTTTGGGCTTTTGAAAGCTTCCGGCGAACGAGGAGAATCATGCAGAGGCAGGGTCTGGTTCTGGCCGACTAGGATGAGCGCTTAAGCGAGGAGTGGAACATCATGGAAGTGAGCCCGGTAATATCTGCGCCAAAGGAAAGGGTGAAGGTCGAGTACGGCTTTTGGATGTTCGTCGCCACCACTTTTTACTCATCTTTCATCCCAGGATGGCTCTATGAAAAAGTCGTTCTGGCCCAGCCCCAAGGATTCATTAAATCGATCCTTTTGAAATTCCTGGGGCTAATACTTAAGGGACTGGGGCTCGGCCATCCGGATAAGGGAGGAGGTCTGATTGGCACAGCCGTCGCCGCAATTAACATAATTATTGTCGGCGAGATCTGGGGATATGGCTATGTTTTTCCTCTTTGCGCTGCCGTAATCACCTTCATCCTCGGCTGGCCGGCCTGTCACTTTGCAGCTAAAGAAATTTACGCCAAATACGGACAGAGAACAAAACACGACGGAAAGTCAACCAGATGCGACTATAACCTCTTAAGCATAGACGAGTACCATGCCATGATGCTCATCTGGGGCATGGACCGCCTTGTAATGATGTGGCTGGGGTTTAATTCGCGGGAGGACATCCTTTTTGAGCTTCTTCTGGACTTTATCCTTTTTAGGTATTGGGATACGAAGAAGCCCAAATGGGTTAAAAGAATCGAGAGTCGTTTTTCCAGCGCTTTTGGCGTTATGATCGATGACACACTAATTGCAATGCAGATAATTATTATTATATGCTTTGCGTGGGGCATCGCCTATTATATCATTTAGTCACTTCCACTCACTATCTGTAACCAAAAACCCGGCCCCCATAAGGAGCCGGGTCGATTTTTATCCGAAGAGAATAGGTTGTTAAGCGGTGTTTACTTTTATCCCAGGGCCCATGGTCGTTGAGATGGTCACGTTCTTTATATAGACGCCTTTAGACTTAGACGGCTTGGCCTTTTTTATGGCTTCGGAAAGAGTGCGGAAATTATCTGCTAATTTTTGCGATTCAAAGCTTACTTTGCCGATTGCGACATGGATGTTTCCGGTGTCGTCATTTTTAAAACTCACTTTTCCTTTTTTCAGTTCGGCCACCGCTTTCGCCGGAGTAAGGGATACGGTTTCGTTTTTCGGCGAAGGCATTAATCCACGGGTGCCGAGCACTTTGGCGATAGGCGCCAGTTTTTTCATCATTTCCGGTTCGGCCACCGCGACGTCGAAATCGGTTTTTTCAGTTTTTTTGATTTCGGCAATCAATTCGTCGCCGCCGACAATATCTCCGCCGGCATCTTTACAAGCTTGTTCGTTAGCGGCGCTGACAAAAGCGGCAACGCGGACGGTTTTACCGGTTCCGTGGGGAAGGGAAACCGCGGTTCTAACCTGCTGGTCGCCTTTTTTTGTATCGATTCCCAAACGAAAATGAACTTCAACCGATGCGTCGAATTTCGCTTTGGAGGTTTTTTTAGCCAACTCAATAGCTTCTTCGATAGAATAGACTTTAGCCTTGTCTGCCAGCTCGTTGTTTTTATTTTTTGTCATACTCGTGGTGCGGACGACATGTCGCATAAGCTATATATCTCCCACAATTATTTTATATTTTTATTAATTTTTTTTATATATATGCGAGTAAATTATTTCATTTCCGAAGCGAGGACTAAAGCCAGGTACCAATGTGAAAATAAGTCCAGCGGTGATTATATTCAAGCACGAGTTACATGGCAAATTTGAAGCGGTTCCGCAGCGAGGAAATGAAAAATTTACGAGCAAAATCACTTACTTCACTTCTACCCCCATCTGCCGGGCCGTGCCTTCAATAATCCTCATCGCCGCCTCTTCATCAGTCGTATTTAAGTCCGACATTTTCTTTTTGGCGATTTCCCGTACCTGATCCTTAGAAATTTTTCCAACTTTATCAGTCAAAGGCTTTGAAGAACCTTTGGGAATTCCGGCGGCTTTCTTAATTAATTCCGAAGCCGGGGCGGTTTTCATGATAAAGGTAAAAGACCGGTCTTCGTAAACGGTAATTTCTACCGGAACGGTTTCTCCCATCCGATCCTTGGTTTTTTCGTTAAACTGGACGCAAAATTGCTGGATGTTAATCCCATGCTGGCCCAAAGCCGGGCCGACCGGAGGGGCCGGATTGGCCTGGCCGCCGGAAACTTGCAATTTTATGACAGTCATTATTTTTTTGGCCATATGATGTTCAATTAGCAATTGTCAATTGACAATTTTCAATTATCGGGTAGAAGCTGGCATTCATGCAGAATCCATGACATGCCAACCCGACATATTTATAATTTTTTAATTTGCAGGAAATCCAGTTCAACCGGCGTTTCGCGGCCGAACATGGAAACCAAAACTTTAATTTTTCCTTTAGCTTCATCCACTTCAAGAACTTTGCCTTCCAAATTTTTGAAAGGCCCGTCAATAATCCGAACCGGCGAACCGGCGGCAACGTCAATAATGAATTTCGGCTCATCCACTCCCATCCGCTTCTGCAAAGATTTTACTTCTTTTTCCGAAATCGGAGTGGGGACGGTGCCGGTGCCGATAAATCCGGTAACGTTCGGGGTATTGCGGACGACATACCAGGAATCGTCGTCAACAACCATCTCAACCAAAACATAGCCGGGAAAAATTTTTTCCTCGACGACTTTTCTTTTTCCGTTTTTTATTTTAATTTTTTTTTCGGTCGGAATCAAGACGTTAAAAATTTTTCCGCTCATGTCGAGCGAATCGATTCTTTGCTTTAAATTATGGGAAACGTTCTCCTCGTAGCCGGAATAAGTATGGATTACGTACCATCTTCGTCCCTGGTTTAGTGTTTGTCTTGCCATAATCGCGATGAGCGGGATAATGAATGCTCGCATTCATTACCTAGCGGCTAAGATTATATCTAGAGATATTTTTAGAATATTAATTACCGGTTTATAACGTACTGGAACGCCATCTGGAATATAAAGTCGAACGCGCCTAAATAAATTGCCATAGCTATGCTGATGCCGATCACTAATAGGGTATAATGATAAGTTTCTTTCCTGGTCGGCCAGGTGACTTTTTTCATCTCCTCAATCGATGATTTTACGTAGTTTACAATTCCATTTATCATATATATCTTTTCCCCGGCAAGGGGCATAGAAACAGGCTAAAGCCAGTTTTCTTATTTAAAAAAACAGCCCTTTGCGGGCGCTTTTTAATGTTATATATATTGTATCTGAATAGTCCTTCCTTGTCAAGCCGGAGGATATATTTTTTAACATGAAAAATATACTCTAATATTAAACAAATTTACTAATAAAATATACAAGGGCGCCGATCGACCCGGCCAAGGGAATAGTAATAACCCAGGCCCAGACAATGCGCAATGTTACGTCCCAATGCACGGCCGAAAAGCGCCGGGCCGAGCCGACTCCGGAAATCGCGCCGGTAATTACATGCGTCGTTGAAACCGGAACGCCTAGATGCGTCGCGGTAAAAATGCTTATGGCTGAAGCTGATTCAGCGCAAAAACCGTCAATCGGTTTTAATTTGCAAATCTTTTGCCCCATGGTCTTTACGATCCGCCAGCCGCCTAAAAGCGTCCCGGCGGCGATTGCCGTATGGGCGGAAAGCACCACCCAGGTCGGTACATTAAAACTGGCAATCCAGCCGGCGGAAAATAAAAGACTGGTGATTATCCCCATGGTTTTTTGAGCGTCATTCGCGCCGTGGCCTAAGGAGTAAGCGGCGGCGGAAAAAATTTGCAAAAAATACGACCAGCGGTTAACGGTTTCCGGCCGGCGGTTTCGAACCAGCCAGGAAGTGATTACCTTAAAAGCATAACCTAAAATCATGCCGATCAGAGGCGCGAGCACGATAAAAATCAGTGTTTTATACCAGCCGCCGGGAATTATCGCGCCAAAGCCGGCTTTAGCAACAGCCGCTCCCGCGTATCCGCCGATTAAAGCGTGCGAGGAACTGGTCGGCAGTCCTAAATACCAGGTAATCAGATTCCAAATTATAGCACCGAGCAGAGCGCAGAGTATAACGGTCGGAGTTACAATATTAATATCAATCATTCCCTTGCCGATAGTTTTTGCTACCGCCGTCCCGAAAATAAGGAATGAAATAAAATTAAAAAAAGCCGCCCAGATAACGGCTTTGCCGGGAGTTAGCACCCGGGTAGAAACAATAGTAGCGATTGAGTTGGCCGAATCGTGAATCCCGTTGGTAAAATCAAACGCCAGCGCGATAATAATTATCAATATAATGAAGAGGGAGAAGGGATCAGGCATGTAGAATTAAATAAACCGGTTTAAGTAGATTTAACCATTATCTTTACGATCGACCGGCCGACATGGTTATAGGTATCAATTATTTCTTCCATATCCTGAATTATGTCTTTCCATTTAATAACTAAAAGCGGGTCGTTTTTCCCTTTTTCAAATATATGAGCAAGAGCGTTCCGAAAAACAACATCGCCCTTGTCTTCCAATTTTTGGATACGGATCGCTCGCTTCTCCAAGTTCTTCGTATCCACCCGGTCGGCAAAGCACTTATCGACCAGCCGCTCTAAGATCACGCAGGCGTCGGTAATCAGACCGACGAACTGGTCCATAAATTCCTCTTTTTCCATTATCCCGTAAAGGTAGATGTTGTGAAAAACTTTTTCCGATAAATCAATTATTTCGTCCATCTCTTCGGCCAAAGCGTAGATGTCCTCGCGGTCGAACGGGGTAATAAAAGTTTTGTCCAGCTCGCCGATAATCCGGCAGATAATATCATCGGCCTTATGCTCAATTTCTTCGGCTTTGCGCCAGCGCTCTTCCATCCCGGCCCTAAAATCCATCTCCGTAAATAAATCCGTCACCTCTTTTATGCAGTCATAAAGGTCTTTGAAATGCTCCGAAAACTTCGGCTGTTTGGGAAATAAGAATTTCATTTTTTTATTTTAATAAAAAATAGTCCGCAAATTTTCGTACAAAAACATTATAGCACAAGAGGTGCTGTACGCAAGAAGATTATTTGAAGCTGACACTCACTTGATCTAGATA
The Patescibacteria group bacterium genome window above contains:
- a CDS encoding slipin family protein, giving the protein MWLTIAISIAAAIVVFIIIPGLRVVQQYEKGVVFRLGKITGIKEPGLTWIIPYIEWMRKVDFRTITMPIPPQKIITKDNVSVDISAVAYYQVADAIKSIVAIENVMSAINQISQTTVRNIVGRFQLDEVLSERDAINKEIRTVLDNHTEPWGVVVSLVEIKDIELPENMQRAMAKQAEAEREKRSKIIAAEGELLASEKLGQAADIIAAHPIALQLRNLQTMAEISIEKNSTIIFPAQLMSSVKELKKFIEGEKS
- the rplA gene encoding 50S ribosomal protein L1 — translated: MTKNKNNELADKAKVYSIEEAIELAKKTSKAKFDASVEVHFRLGIDTKKGDQQVRTAVSLPHGTGKTVRVAAFVSAANEQACKDAGGDIVGGDELIAEIKKTEKTDFDVAVAEPEMMKKLAPIAKVLGTRGLMPSPKNETVSLTPAKAVAELKKGKVSFKNDDTGNIHVAIGKVSFESQKLADNFRTLSEAIKKAKPSKSKGVYIKNVTISTTMGPGIKVNTA
- the secE gene encoding preprotein translocase subunit SecE codes for the protein MINGIVNYVKSSIEEMKKVTWPTRKETYHYTLLVIGISIAMAIYLGAFDFIFQMAFQYVINR
- the nusG gene encoding transcription termination/antitermination protein NusG: MARQTLNQGRRWYVIHTYSGYEENVSHNLKQRIDSLDMSGKIFNVLIPTEKKIKIKNGKRKVVEEKIFPGYVLVEMVVDDDSWYVVRNTPNVTGFIGTGTVPTPISEKEVKSLQKRMGVDEPKFIIDVAAGSPVRIIDGPFKNLEGKVLEVDEAKGKIKVLVSMFGRETPVELDFLQIKKL
- a CDS encoding inorganic phosphate transporter, which gives rise to MPDPFSLFIILIIIIALAFDFTNGIHDSANSIATIVSTRVLTPGKAVIWAAFFNFISFLIFGTAVAKTIGKGMIDINIVTPTVILCALLGAIIWNLITWYLGLPTSSSHALIGGYAGAAVAKAGFGAIIPGGWYKTLIFIVLAPLIGMILGYAFKVITSWLVRNRRPETVNRWSYFLQIFSAAAYSLGHGANDAQKTMGIITSLLFSAGWIASFNVPTWVVLSAHTAIAAGTLLGGWRIVKTMGQKICKLKPIDGFCAESASAISIFTATHLGVPVSTTHVITGAISGVGSARRFSAVHWDVTLRIVWAWVITIPLAGSIGALVYFISKFV
- a CDS encoding DUF47 family protein; protein product: MKFLFPKQPKFSEHFKDLYDCIKEVTDLFTEMDFRAGMEERWRKAEEIEHKADDIICRIIGELDKTFITPFDREDIYALAEEMDEIIDLSEKVFHNIYLYGIMEKEEFMDQFVGLITDACVILERLVDKCFADRVDTKNLEKRAIRIQKLEDKGDVVFRNALAHIFEKGKNDPLLVIKWKDIIQDMEEIIDTYNHVGRSIVKIMVKST
- the rplK gene encoding 50S ribosomal protein L11 — encoded protein: MAKKIMTVIKLQVSGGQANPAPPVGPALGQHGINIQQFCVQFNEKTKDRMGETVPVEITVYEDRSFTFIMKTAPASELIKKAAGIPKGSSKPLTDKVGKISKDQVREIAKKKMSDLNTTDEEAAMRIIEGTARQMGVEVK
- a CDS encoding phosphatidylglycerophosphatase A; translation: MEVSPVISAPKERVKVEYGFWMFVATTFYSSFIPGWLYEKVVLAQPQGFIKSILLKFLGLILKGLGLGHPDKGGGLIGTAVAAINIIIVGEIWGYGYVFPLCAAVITFILGWPACHFAAKEIYAKYGQRTKHDGKSTRCDYNLLSIDEYHAMMLIWGMDRLVMMWLGFNSREDILFELLLDFILFRYWDTKKPKWVKRIESRFSSAFGVMIDDTLIAMQIIIIICFAWGIAYYII